The Lolium rigidum isolate FL_2022 chromosome 1, APGP_CSIRO_Lrig_0.1, whole genome shotgun sequence region CATTCAGATCATGCTCAAAGTACCTAAGCTTTGCTTGATACTTATTCTCTTGCTCAAACCTGGCTGCGTTTAACGTCTGAATAATTGTGTCCTTCTCCTGCAGCAAGTTGGCCATATATTGTTTCTGTGACAGCGCTTCTTGAATATCTCTATCCTTCTGTTCATAGGAGATGCTGGCCTTCAACAACAAGGTATGTATTGGATCTGAAATATTTGCATTAAAGAATGCTGATCCAGATGATACACTATTGTTGCAGTTCCGAGCACGTTTTTGTTGATTGCCCTGCAGAAACTGCTGCTGTGCTTCCATCTGGTCATTGTACCCGTCAATATCCCCAATGTGCCTTTTCCCATTATTTCCAAATAAAAATGAACTCCCAGTCCCCAGGTCCACTCCATTCTTATGTGCATCAGCTCCCATAGCCAAGAATTCTCCAGAGGGAAGATCATGTACGTTCTCCGTACAATTGTATTCCGTGGGAATCGAATTCATTGCCTGAAGGAGGTTCGTTGATCCCATCCCATGCAAGGATCCCAATTTTTCAGAGAATCCATCATCAAAGCTCATGACATCCCTCATTCCGTTCCCTTTATTCAAGTTCTCGAACTGCATCCCCGGAAAGGAATTTGTTGCACCCTCACCCCCATTCTCATCCTCCATCCTCCAACCCATCTCCATCCCACCCCTATACCCCTCAAATCCATCCTGCTCTGACTCCTCTCCCTCCTCATTATCGCTCTCATCCAGATTTTGCACAAATGCATTCTCTTCAGCATCCATACTGTCATCGTCATTGGCAGAGCTGATCCACCCTGctgtgcctctctcttcttcacatTCTTCCTCCACATCCTCCTCCGCCACTGCTAGCACTTCCTCCTGTGTCATAGACACCATCTCTGGACTTCCATCCTCCTGTGCTGGACTCACTGATACACCTTCATCTCCCTCGCATAACTTCTTTCCTGGAACCTCGTCATTTGAAGTCCTCGCTTCATGAATAACAGCTAGTGGTTCCGGTGCAACAAAATCCAGACCCAATTCATCCCCCACATTTGGTTCATCCAAGTTCATGTCATTTGCATCATCATCCACCACCATCGATGCCTCTGATATCTTGCTCCTTGCATTAGCATCCACATCCCCCGACTCTAAATCATCCATGTTCTTGCTCCTCAGATCCACATCCTCAGACTCCAACTCGTCCACGTTACTGCTCATCAAACGCGCACCCTCTGTCTCTGATTCCTCCAAGGTTTTGCTCCTTGTATCAACATCTACATCCCCTGAATCCAAGTCATCCAAGTTCTTGCTACTCAAAAGCTCTATCTTTGATTCCTCCATGGTTTCCTTCATGTCAGCATCTACATACCCAGACTCCAGCTCATCCAAGTTATTGCTCTTCAAAGGTTGTGCACCCTCTATCTCTGATTCCTCCAAGATATTCTTGGTCCTCGTCTCAGCATCTGCATCCCCCGACTCCAGCTGCTCGTCCAAGTTACTGCTCCTCAAATGCGCACCATCTGCCTCTGTTTCACCCAAGGTCTTGCTCCTCAGATCATCATCTACATCCCCTGCCTCCAACTCATCAAGATTAATCTTTGATTCCTCCAAGATTTCCTTGCTAGTCATGTCAGCATCTGCATCCCCCGCCTCCAGCTCATCCAAGTTATTGTGTGCACTCTCTATCTTTGATTCCTCCAAGATTTCCTTGCTACTCGTGTCAGCAGCTGCATCCTCCGCTTCCAGCTCATCCAAGTTATTGTGTGCACGCTCTATCTTTGATTCCTCCAAGATTTCCTTGCTACTCATTTCAGCATCTGCATCCCCTGGCTTCAACGCCTCCAAGTCATTGATCCTCGAAGACGCACCCTTTATCTCTGGTTCCTCCAAGATCTTGCTCTTTGTGTCACCATCTGCATCCCCGGGCTCCGACTCGTCCAAGATATTGCTCCTCACAGGTGCAACATCCATCTCTGATGCTTCTTCCACAGGATTGCTTGTCACATCAGCATTCGCATCCCTCGGCTCCAGATCATCCGAGCTCTTGGccacatcgccatcatcatcgtcgtcctctaaAGACACCACCTCCAGGGCAGCCTCCcttttctcttcatcctccagcgGCTTCAACAGATCCGGCTTCTGCGCCAAGATGAGCCTCTGGAGATACGGCCCGAAGTAGCACACCCCGTCATCCCTCTTGGGcagctcgaggatctccttctcGACGAGGCCCCAGATCAGGCCGGCCCAGTCAACCCTATGCGCGGACTCGTCCTTGACCGCCTGTTCCGCGGCGGCCACCTCCGGCGGCAACACGCACATGTCGGCGCCGGTGAACGCGGGGAGGACGTAGACGCGCATGAACTCCAGGACGGCGGAGACCAGCGCGGCGGGGTCGACGTCGTTGGGCGGGGAGGCCGCGGGGGCGGGCCTGGGCGGGAGGGAGAGCGCGCGCGCGAAGTCGGTGCGGGAGACGGCGAGGCGGGTGTCCCAGACGAAGCTGCGGTGCTGGGCCGGGTCGTAGTAGGCGACGAGCTGGGAGACGAGGTCGGGGCGCGCGGGCTCGGACTGGAGGTCCAGCCGCGCGAAATCGAGGAGGCCGACGGAGCGGAGCGCGGCCTCGTGGGCGGCGAGGGAGGCCGGCGGGGCCGCCGGCGGGTGCAGGCGGAACTTGGCGCGGAGCTGGGTGAGGcgctcctcggcggcggcgcggagcttGCCGGTGAGCGGCTTCTTGAGCtttcctccgccgccggcgagggaTCTCCGGGGCGGCATCTCCGGATcgggcttggcggcggcgggggaggcggaATCGGGCATGGCGACGGCGGATTTGGTGGGGTGCTTCCGTGGGGAACGCCGCTCGGGTTTCTTGCTCGTCGGTTGGGGTTTGCGTCGGGGCATAATGGCTTGAGAGGTGAAAGTTGGAGGGGCTTATTATAAAATTGCAGGTCTCCCCGTTTTCTAGGTTATTTATGGTGGATAATTGCTGCCAACAATTTTTGCAGGATTTTTATGCTACTAACAATTTTTGAACACGCTAACTAAATAATATAATATAATCATGGCAAGAACTTTTCTCCCCCGTCTGTTCGCGAGGCGATAAGGGAGGCGAAAAGGGGAGACACACGCTTCCTTCCGTCCGTCGCCGCTGAAGACAGGGGCTTTCTCCCCCTCCTCTCGTCGctccggcggcggtgggtggGGGAGGAAGCCTCGGTGGTCTTTGGCCGGCGTGTAGATAGGTGTAGGATAGGGTTTGCGGGCGGTGTTCGGTCGgtgtcgacgccgccgccgcgaataagTTCTTCCGGGCCACCGCCTCGACGGCGCTGTTGTGCGGCGTTGAGGAGCCGCGGAGTTTTGTCTCCGCCGTCAAGGTTTGATGGCGGATCTAGGGTTCCCGGGCGAGATCGTCGAGGCGTTGGCGGGGATCCTGCTGGGGGAGTTTGTTCTTCATCTTCGTCCGCGTCACGCCGGCGTCTCCTCCAGCGCCGTCGGGGAGATCGAAGATGTACAGGAGTTGTCGTCGCTGGCTTTGTGGGGCTGGCGCTGGTCTTGGAGGTGGCGAGGTCCGTGGGAGGTTGGTGGTCCGCGACTGGCGGATCCGACGCCGTCCCTCGACATGGTCCACGGGATGGCTCGTATCCGGAGATCGACGACGAGCTCGGGGCTAGGCCCCGACCGACGATCCCCAACGACAAGGTGAGCACTTCTGGTGCTCCACTATTGAGGTTCACAAAGCCGTTGTGTGGCGATGGAGCTGTGTCGACCTCAGGCATGTTGGCTTCTGTCGCTCCTCTTCTTGGTGTTCGCCGCGGGGGCGGTGGATTGGATCAGGTGCAGAGTTCCCCGAGGACTTCATTGTAATTTTTCTGTTTTGGCGGTTCTTTCTGCAAAGTGTGCGGGCCTGCGTGTCCTTCTGGACTATTCCGCGTCTGTGTGTACGTGTTGTGTACTCGGCTTTGATCTAATGAAATACGTATGCACCTCAAAAAAAACAATTTTTTAACACCGAAAATAAACGTATTACAAGAAGAAAAAACTTAAATTATCAAATCAGTCAAATGACATAGATTTCCTTTCAAAATGTGCAAACACCCAACACACGTGTTTCACACAAATCCTGCGACAGCATTCTCTTAGACATAAACCTCTCAAGAAGGAACAATGAAAATGGtgcgaggggaggggaggggcgagGGAAGGGATGAGTTTTCAAATGTTCAAAATTCATGTGCAGAATGATTCGAGTCTTTGCCACATAtcatctcaaattcgaaaacaccacgaCCTCACAAGCTCGAGTAGATAAGTGTCAAACAGCTTTTAAGCAATAGATGCAAAGTTCACTACTGATTATTTGAATTATTAaattaaacatttttttaataatttcTCGGCTCTGTAAAGGTTGTTTCATGTTCAAGCATGAGAAAAGAAATATCTTACGATTTAAAATTGTTGGTCTCACAAATATTGTGTCAAACCTACAAAAATAACCAAGTGTGGCTACGATATTAAAGAAATCCCGTGGATCCTTTTGAAGTTTTACACATCACTATATGTTTTCATGCGTACTATTTTTACTAAACTTTTACATATCCTTATATGGTTCCGTACTTGTACTATGTttaccgaacttttccgaaaaatTATATGATTTTGTACTTGTACTATGTCTACCGAAATTATGCACATCAATATATGTTTTCATACTTTCTACGTTTACCAAACTCGTACACATATACTTGCTATGTTTATCGAACTTGTACGCATCATTGTATGTTTTCATACTTATTATGTGTCATTGTTTGAGCGACCAAGGTTTGTTTGACACGGGTCCATGTGAACCCTGATGaagtaaattaaaataaaataaataaaataaaaataatacgaCATAAATCGGGTGTGTATGAATGTGTGCAAGTATGTGCGTGTTAAATTTTAttgtgcaaaaatataaagaatcTAACTTGTGCCAAAATGATAGTGTACGAATAATAGTACAATGGCCCTGATTTTTATTGTGCAAAAAATACAATGTCCTATTTTTTGTGTAGGCCACGAATTTTCGTAGTATTTCTTCAAATTTTGCAcaggtaacaatcaaggcagtatGTACGGGCGTGATTTATGTCCAAAAAATGAAGCTTCGGAAAGTgacttttgaattttttaaaatttgggtTCATGTGGACCCGACATTCGTGTTCTACTAGGTATTTTTCAATCGTTTAACCTGATTCTTTATGTGCACTTCCAAGGTTGTTGAAGAATAATATTTCATTCGTCCTAAAATAAGTGTACGTTCGTACCTAAATAAAGAGACACTtattttaggacggagggagtagataagtGTGATTTTGTGAGCTATGCTTAAATAAACTTTTTAGTGTAATTTCACATCAAAGCTAAGCTAACGTCTCTTCTTAAAAACACAGTTTGTCCAGTGATAGTGAGCACACGAGTTTCACACAGGCAAGGATTTTGGAACCATTTCTCCGAACTCCTGTCCTAAAGCCCAGAGAAGGGAGAAAGCTTTTTAACGTGAACGTTTACAACAATTCTAATAGTATAGCCGACTGGTGCCTATAAGCAAGATGTTATGTCATTTATAGCCAACATGTAGTCAATAAGTATAATAGTTGACTATAAAAATGTACAGCTTTTTTAATGGATGACCACATTTCATTCACACAATttgtctaggagcacgtgctagagctagctcttacaTAAGAGCCTAAATAtaatctctctcctcttctctcttctccaactaacataaatatattattttaatccttgtagtCATCTGACTAAAATTTATTATACTTGCTTTTAGAACTGGACGGTCGATATCCTTGAAACCTGGACCGCGTTGTGACACTTTGTGATATGTGCATAAAGTAAGGAGAAATAAATACTGGTGCATTCCTTGTTTAATGATTGGTAGAATACATAACATTGCATGCGGAGCAAGGATGGTTAGTGAAATTAATTATTCTCTTCTAAAATGTCATTTATttgttaggctggccatagtgctaagagcatctccactcgtctccccgacgaggcccccgaacgacgttttttcatccggatggcgaAATTCGGcctagtcgcgcccccggttcctcgttttcgtccggatttgggcctaaattcatccggcgatcccacgccatccccggcctcccggggagctctcggggactccgaatgaaacaaaagcgcgcgaaacggcgaggaaacttcccgcgcgtctgatggccccaacttgtcggcgagagacaccgatcgtcgtcctcatcgcatcgtcttccgcgcgctgtaaaagtctgccgccggtcagcattcgcaggccgcgtagcttccacgcggcgagttaatgccggcGCCTCGATATCacgcgcgcctacctctatttatcgccgaactaccgcgtctgccccgcattcacctcaCTCGCCTTGCACCAAATCTTCCCCGAACTCGAAcgagcaatggcgaacgacggcgcggccaacaacggcttcggccgccgctctctccaccaatgggagggacggctcctccacgcggcgggctacccggcgccgccggacttccgcgcaccggggggatggaggctgatcgcaggcggcgtgccgatcccgccgccaccaacgGGCGGTGCCGCACTCGAAGCGGCGATCGACgaggtgctcgtcactctcagtgacgagcagcgcgcggatccgcgtttcttccccgacaaccacgagtcgtggatcgcgttcttccggcgcAGGTATGAGCGCGAACTGGCCTcctacgacggccctcctcctcctccggcaaggaacaacgccgccggccgcaaacgatggtggagcgcgcctaaccgcaccctcgagaatgtgctcgcaCACATCGAGGACGGAAAAtcccccgtcctggggatgccaccgccggtggcggctaccgtgtcgcgccggcacggtagttcctggatgccgaggaggatggcgccgtcctcctcctctggcTCGCGGTCGGCATCCAGATCCggcgtgtaagggtacattgcccctatgtgtggttttggtaattaatgacaacccctatggactaatgttttcattgagtttatatgaaggaatattccataggtactacttgctctccatgtgttggattcaagtatggatgccatgaagataaaggtataccttgtgtattggcatcaagatcatcgtatgagaagatacaaggttgagttgggcaagttcaagatgagcatctcaagtaaatcacatgcttgaagcttgccatccatttggtgataatggactagtgaagatgtgcatcaatggagctttcccatcatagtgtatgggggagcatttgtgagtcttcacgaagcaacattggtcaagtgaggtattccggcttgagtgaggcttgaagagttatcatcaagatcaagcgggatgcgcaaggcaaaggtatggccttgctaggttttccttttaccggtctcaaggtggatgttgggagaccggattataggatagatagccgcactattaagaggggctttcggttgagtaacttgatcacatcgtcttagggagctcaatcctttgcatactttgcatatccttattgcttcttggtgtttctctatgtgaggttcttgagcttgttgctagctttacaacaagcccaagttcatcgaaaacggagttcgcatgcatcttctattgcgttttcgaggttgggtgattttaccggttattcatgatataaggtt contains the following coding sequences:
- the LOC124656227 gene encoding uncharacterized protein LOC124656227, with translation MPDSASPAAAKPDPEMPPRRSLAGGGGKLKKPLTGKLRAAAEERLTQLRAKFRLHPPAAPPASLAAHEAALRSVGLLDFARLDLQSEPARPDLVSQLVAYYDPAQHRSFVWDTRLAVSRTDFARALSLPPRPAPAASPPNDVDPAALVSAVLEFMRVYVLPAFTGADMCVLPPEVAAAEQAVKDESAHRVDWAGLIWGLVEKEILELPKRDDGVCYFGPYLQRLILAQKPDLLKPLEDEEKREAALEVVSLEDDDDDGDVAKSSDDLEPRDANADVTSNPVEEASEMDVAPVRSNILDESEPGDADGDTKSKILEEPEIKGASSRINDLEALKPGDADAEMSSKEILEESKIESAHNNLDELEAGDADADMTSKEILEESKINLDELEAGDVDDDLRSKTLGETEADGAHLRSSNLDEQLESGDADAETRTKNILEESEIEGAQPLKSNNLDELESGYVDADMKETMEESKIELLSSKNLDDLDSGDVDVDTRSKTLEESETEGARLMSSNVDELESEDVDLRSKNMDDLESGDVDANARSKISEASMVVDDDANDMNLDEPNVGDELGLDFVAPEPLAVIHEARTSNDEVPGKKLCEGDEGVSVSPAQEDGSPEMVSMTQEEVLAVAEEDVEEECEEERGTAGWISSANDDDSMDAEENAFVQNLDESDNEEGEESEQDGFEGYRGGMEMGWRMEDENGGEGATNSFPGMQFENLNKGNGMRDVMSFDDGFSEKLGSLHGMGSTNLLQAMNSIPTEYNCTENVHDLPSGEFLAMGADAHKNGVDLGTGSSFLFGNNGKRHIGDIDGYNDQMEAQQQFLQGNQQKRARNCNNSVSSGSAFFNANISDPIHTLLLKASISYEQKDRDIQEALSQKQYMANLLQEKDTIIQTLNAARFEQENKYQAKLRYFEHDLNVMGQLVSGYKKALKQSQASFSEYRKKFPSNKFRYHDVPNSGGLVVSVNELERKRQEEEQQKLAAANEMIENFQHQWFSKAEDWTNQIVSLGSNIEELAREIDLLKEKREAKFATVATEELVL